A part of Euzebya rosea genomic DNA contains:
- a CDS encoding NAD(P)H-quinone dehydrogenase, whose translation MQQRIVILGGGPGGYEAALVAAEQGADVTVVSREGLGGNSVLWDCVPSKAMIVSSVAMGSMQTASRLGVHLEGGVDLSGRTHADIAAVMDRVRLLGLDQSADIESKVAAAGATILRGTGRLAGPETVEVETEDGTVEVLHADAILVATGSHPRRLPFSTPDGRRVFTSRELFALQEPPERLVVVGSGVTGAEYAQAFAKFGVDVHLVSSRDMILPSEDPDAAAVLEGEFERWGMTIHRRRRAYDMEVNDDGVRVKVGDKDGGQEEWIEASHALYCVGMIPNSRRMGLEAAGVLTRPDGAIPVDAVSRTNVRTVYAAGDVTGGIMLASVAAMQGRNAMYHALGMAVAPLRWDAVAACVFTSPQVATVGMQGPDDDTANGPVDTIRLDFAGNPRAKMEEATVGFVKIHARKGSGTVLGATVVAPNASDLITPLSVAVHNRLTVGQVAQAFTIYPSMGGSTAEAARQLMGLATAAAQ comes from the coding sequence ATGCAACAGCGGATCGTGATTCTCGGCGGAGGCCCCGGCGGCTACGAAGCGGCGCTCGTCGCAGCGGAGCAGGGCGCCGACGTGACCGTGGTGTCCCGTGAGGGCCTCGGCGGCAACAGCGTCCTGTGGGACTGCGTGCCCTCCAAGGCGATGATTGTCTCGTCGGTCGCGATGGGGTCGATGCAGACCGCCAGCCGCTTGGGCGTGCACCTGGAGGGGGGTGTCGACCTGAGCGGGCGCACCCACGCCGACATCGCGGCCGTCATGGACCGCGTTCGCCTGCTCGGCCTGGACCAGTCCGCCGACATCGAGTCCAAGGTCGCCGCCGCGGGGGCCACGATCCTCCGCGGCACCGGTCGCCTGGCCGGTCCGGAGACCGTCGAGGTGGAGACCGAGGACGGCACGGTCGAGGTGCTGCACGCCGACGCGATCCTGGTGGCCACCGGCTCCCACCCGCGTCGACTGCCCTTCTCCACCCCCGACGGCAGGCGCGTGTTCACCTCCCGTGAGCTGTTCGCGCTGCAGGAACCCCCGGAGCGGCTGGTCGTCGTCGGCTCGGGCGTCACCGGCGCCGAGTACGCCCAGGCGTTCGCCAAGTTCGGCGTCGACGTCCACCTCGTCAGCTCCCGCGACATGATCCTGCCCAGCGAGGACCCCGACGCCGCGGCGGTGCTGGAGGGCGAGTTCGAGCGCTGGGGGATGACCATCCATCGGCGTCGTCGTGCCTACGACATGGAGGTCAACGACGACGGCGTCCGGGTCAAGGTCGGCGACAAGGACGGCGGGCAGGAGGAGTGGATCGAGGCCAGCCACGCCCTGTACTGCGTCGGCATGATCCCCAACTCCCGTCGCATGGGCCTGGAGGCCGCGGGCGTGCTGACCCGTCCGGACGGCGCGATCCCCGTCGATGCGGTCAGCCGGACCAACGTGCGGACCGTCTACGCGGCCGGTGACGTCACGGGCGGCATCATGCTGGCCTCCGTTGCCGCGATGCAGGGCCGCAACGCCATGTACCACGCCCTCGGGATGGCCGTCGCGCCGCTTCGGTGGGACGCCGTCGCGGCCTGCGTGTTCACCAGCCCCCAGGTCGCCACGGTCGGGATGCAGGGGCCCGACGACGACACGGCGAACGGTCCGGTCGACACCATCCGGCTGGACTTCGCCGGCAACCCGCGCGCCAAGATGGAGGAGGCGACCGTCGGGTTCGTCAAGATCCATGCGCGGAAGGGGTCGGGTACCGTGCTGGGGGCGACCGTCGTGGCGCCCAACGCCTCGGACCTGATCACCCCACTGAGCGTCGCCGTCCACAACCGGCTGACGGTCGGCCAGGTCGCCCAGGCGTTCACCATCTACCCCTCCATGGGCGGATCGACCGCCGAGGCCGCCCGACAGCTGATGGGCCTGGCCACCGCCGCAGCGCAGTGA
- the modA gene encoding molybdate ABC transporter substrate-binding protein — protein sequence MTPRGVGALLAVCLLVLGPAGAACSVAGPQQVVVSAAASLTEAFDELERAYEDDHPDVDIVLNLGGSQILAGQIVDGAPADLFASANPQSVRSVTDAGLGQGEPIVLATNRLVIVVPAGNPQDVASLADLTDLDVVLGAAEVPVGAYALEALDAAGVDLQPVSLEPDTRAVVSRVVQGDADAAIAYASDVVALDTVDGIELPADVQPEITYEVLLLTDAAGGFLEFLATTEAQQILRRFGFAGP from the coding sequence GTGACTCCGCGCGGGGTCGGTGCACTGCTCGCGGTGTGCCTGCTCGTGCTGGGTCCGGCCGGGGCCGCCTGCTCGGTCGCGGGGCCCCAGCAGGTGGTGGTGTCTGCGGCTGCCTCGCTGACCGAGGCCTTCGACGAGCTCGAGCGGGCCTACGAGGACGACCATCCCGACGTCGACATCGTCCTGAACCTCGGTGGGAGCCAGATCCTGGCCGGCCAGATCGTCGACGGTGCGCCGGCGGACCTGTTCGCCTCGGCCAACCCGCAGTCGGTCCGCTCGGTCACCGACGCCGGGCTCGGGCAGGGCGAGCCGATCGTGCTGGCCACCAACCGGCTGGTGATCGTCGTGCCCGCCGGCAACCCGCAGGACGTCGCGTCGCTGGCCGACCTCACCGACCTCGATGTCGTGCTCGGTGCGGCGGAGGTGCCCGTCGGGGCCTACGCGCTGGAGGCGCTCGACGCGGCCGGGGTGGACCTGCAGCCGGTCTCGCTGGAGCCCGACACCCGCGCGGTCGTCAGCCGGGTCGTGCAGGGCGATGCCGACGCGGCCATCGCCTACGCCTCCGATGTCGTCGCCCTCGACACGGTCGACGGCATCGAGCTGCCGGCGGACGTCCAGCCGGAGATCACCTACGAGGTGCTGCTGCTGACCGACGCCGCCGGCGGCTTCCTCGAGTTCCTCGCCACCACCGAGGCGCAGCAAATCCTGCGCCGCTTCGGGTTCGCCGGTCCATGA
- a CDS encoding pyridoxamine 5'-phosphate oxidase family protein, which yields MFTADRTRVLSMDECVRLLREHQHGVGRVAFDDGLPVIFPVNYVLDAGRIVFRSAAGSKIDAAADGRMMAFEIDSVVVADGHVAHAWSVLVRGRSSVVTDEDEAAFLRLSRLEPSAGGLKPTYVTIEVDQVTGRRF from the coding sequence ATGTTCACCGCTGACCGGACCAGAGTGCTGTCCATGGACGAGTGCGTCCGCCTGCTGCGCGAGCACCAGCACGGCGTCGGACGGGTGGCCTTCGACGACGGCCTGCCCGTCATCTTCCCCGTCAACTACGTGCTGGATGCGGGCCGCATCGTGTTCCGGTCGGCCGCGGGCAGCAAGATCGACGCCGCCGCCGACGGTCGGATGATGGCCTTCGAGATCGACTCCGTCGTCGTGGCCGACGGCCACGTCGCCCACGCCTGGAGCGTGCTGGTCCGTGGACGGTCGTCGGTCGTGACCGACGAGGACGAAGCCGCCTTCCTCCGCCTGAGCCGGCTGGAGCCCTCCGCGGGCGGACTCAAGCCCACCTACGTCACGATCGAGGTCGACCAGGTGACCGGGCGACGCTTCTGA